The genomic region GTGGTGTAAACCCCCGGCAAATCGGCCCTCTGCGGTGGATTGGCAGTGCTATTATACAGCGGCACCGCCGCCCCACCGCCTTCCTGCAAGACCTTGAACATATTCTCCGCCGCCAACCGCGAAACGACCAGTTGCGGATCGGTCTCAAACAGGACACAATCACTCGATTCCAGCTTGGGGAGCCGCTGCGTCCTTGGATGGTACTCGCGCCAATCGGCCGCATTCAGCTCGCGCCGGCTCAACCGCCGACAAAACCGATGGGCAAAGGCGATTTCCGCCACCGCCGAGGGCTCGGGCCGCGGCCATAAAACTTGAATCTTCATGCAAACCCAATCAAAAAATCATTCGACCGAAACCACCGCCATCAGCGTCAACTACCATACCGAATCCCTGCTGGCGGGCCTTCACGCCTCCCTGTCCTGGCAAGACGCCGTCGCCGAACTGATCGTCGTCGACAACAGCGGCACCCTATCTCGCTCCGTCTCGACGACGGGATCCCATCCTCCCATCCGAATGCTTTCGCCGGGAGAGAATCTGGGTTATGCCGCCGCGGTCAACCGCGCACTTGAACAAACCCGAACACGCTGGGTCCTGCTTCTCAATCCCGACGCCCGGCTCTGCCCGAACGCCCTGGAACGCCTTCGCGAGACCGCCGCCGGCACCCGGACTCCCCTCTGCGGGCCACGGCTCTACTGGGACGACCAGCGGCGTTTTCGCATGCCGCCGGCGCCCGGGGATCATCCTTCTCTGGCCACCGCTTTCGACGCCGCCGGTCGCCAGCGGATCGAGGCTACCCTGCTCGATCACGCCTGGCAAATCCGGCACCAGCATTTCTGGCGGCAAACGCAAGCTTTTCCCGAACCTTTCCTGTCCGGCGCTTGCCTGCTGCTGGATCTGGATTGGTTCGAGAAAACCGGCGAACCGGTGTTCGACGAACGCTTCTTTCTCTACTACGAGGATACCGATCTTTGCCTTCGCTTACTGCAGCGCGGGATATTTCCCCGCGTCGCACCGGCCGCCGAGGCGATCCATTACTTCGATCAAAGCCCCGGTCCCTCAACCGGCAAAGCGGAACTGCTGGCCCGCGCCCGGCGCCAATATTATCGCAAGCATTTTCGCGATTTGCCGCCCCCTCTCCCATTGGACTTCGATCCGTCGCCGGCCCCGCCGGATCTCGGGGAACGATCGAATCCGCCGGTCTTCGCCGTCGCCGCCAGCGACTCCCCGGTGTATCTGGAACTGGCTTTGAACCCCTGGTTCGTCCCGTTTATTCAAACTCAAGTCACCGGGCCCGAATATCTCCTTCCAGCCCCCGTCTGGCGGCGCTTGGCGCCGGGACGCTATTTCGCCCGAGCGCGCGATCCCGAGGGGGAGGTCTGCGGACGCTGGAGCTGGGCGAAAGTTTAAAACAAATCGCCGTCTCCCATGGTGTAATACAGATTCGCCGCGGCCCATCGCCCATCCAGATCCGGGCTAAAGGAGCGCCCGGTGGGAATGATGCCCAAAGGTTCGGGCCGGGGCTCGAATCCCGCCGCTTGGAGACAGCGCCGGGCGGGATGATTGGCGGGCACCCATGTCCTGATACACCGCCATCCCGCCCGGTGCCATTCCCCGATAAGTCGGCGAAGGAAGCGCAGGGATTCCGCGTTCCCTTCCGGCAAGATCAAATCCACCAGGATGCCGGTATCGTCGTCCTCCGCGGCGGTCACCGCCATGCCTTTGAGCGCGCGAGACCAAAATTTGCGCAGGCCGTAGACCCGGTAGCGCCGGCGCGGATGGTCGAAATACCGCCATTGGACGAAGCGGCGATCGCGCCGGACCCAGAACGGATAAATCCGGTCCAGCTCGGCGGCCATGTGATCCAAGCGTTCATCCGCCCGGACCATGAGATCCGCCCGCGCGGAAATATTCCAGCTCGCCGAAGGGGACAGTTCCAATTCGAGGCAGGCGGCTTCGGCCAAGCGGCCGTAACGCAAGGTCCGCCGCCCCAGGCGGAAATGCCGATCCCCCGGAAAGCCGTACAGGAAAATCGCTTTGCCCGGCCCGCAATAGGTTTCGATAAACGCGTCCACGGTGCGGACATAGACGCCCCGCCGTCCGCCCAACAACCCGCGATAGGCGGGATGGGACATATTGTCCCAGAGATGGACGATCTCCACCGTATTTCCCCGCAGCGAGGCCGCGCAGGGCACCCCGCCGAACATCGCCACCAACCGGCCGGAGCGATGTTCGGCCACCATCGCCCGATGACCGAATTCGCCGTGATACTTCCACTGCCAGACCGCTTCTTCGAGGGTCCCCCCGAAAGCAGCCCGCCATAACGCCAAGGCCTGTTCCCGGTCCGCTTGGTTGAGCGGCCGGAGGAGGCACTCAGGCCGCCGACTCGCGGATAGGGGCGGCAAACTCGAACCAAGGCTTTTGAAGTCGGGGC from Methylohalobius crimeensis 10Ki harbors:
- a CDS encoding glycosyltransferase family 2 protein encodes the protein MQTQSKNHSTETTAISVNYHTESLLAGLHASLSWQDAVAELIVVDNSGTLSRSVSTTGSHPPIRMLSPGENLGYAAAVNRALEQTRTRWVLLLNPDARLCPNALERLRETAAGTRTPLCGPRLYWDDQRRFRMPPAPGDHPSLATAFDAAGRQRIEATLLDHAWQIRHQHFWRQTQAFPEPFLSGACLLLDLDWFEKTGEPVFDERFFLYYEDTDLCLRLLQRGIFPRVAPAAEAIHYFDQSPGPSTGKAELLARARRQYYRKHFRDLPPPLPLDFDPSPAPPDLGERSNPPVFAVAASDSPVYLELALNPWFVPFIQTQVTGPEYLLPAPVWRRLAPGRYFARARDPEGEVCGRWSWAKV
- a CDS encoding GNAT family N-acetyltransferase; translation: MTFPSPMRPDFKSLGSSLPPLSASRRPECLLRPLNQADREQALALWRAAFGGTLEEAVWQWKYHGEFGHRAMVAEHRSGRLVAMFGGVPCAASLRGNTVEIVHLWDNMSHPAYRGLLGGRRGVYVRTVDAFIETYCGPGKAIFLYGFPGDRHFRLGRRTLRYGRLAEAACLELELSPSASWNISARADLMVRADERLDHMAAELDRIYPFWVRRDRRFVQWRYFDHPRRRYRVYGLRKFWSRALKGMAVTAAEDDDTGILVDLILPEGNAESLRFLRRLIGEWHRAGWRCIRTWVPANHPARRCLQAAGFEPRPEPLGIIPTGRSFSPDLDGRWAAANLYYTMGDGDLF